The following proteins are encoded in a genomic region of Bufo bufo chromosome 11, aBufBuf1.1, whole genome shotgun sequence:
- the LOC120981520 gene encoding olfactory receptor 12D2-like, which produces MGPENVTTMEGFILLGITDERDLQIFCFVFFLTFYLFNLLGNLCIVLLITIDHSLYKPMYYFLANLSFLDIFYSTTTVPKMLSGLLVGDKRISIFGCIAQLHFFHFLGSTEALLLTSMSYDRYVAICNPLRYHVLMGRNSCLQLASSCWLIGFLYSLLQTIITFRLPYCNRRQVTHFYCDIKPVIKLACANTKQSELLVSGIFAIVAVSTFSLIIVSYMYIGSHLLNIQSRQDRRKAFSTCTSHITVVFLYIGTALCMYLGPTTENSLEQDRMSAILVTVITPALNPLIYTLRNKVVKKSLQRLLGRTQYCAKCYQD; this is translated from the coding sequence ATGGGACCAGAAAATGTGACAACTATGGAAGGCTTCATCCTTTTGGGTATCACTGATGAACGTGACCTTCAGATCTTCTGCTTTGTGTTTTTTCTCACATTTTATCTGTTCAATTTATTAGGGAATCTCTGCATTGTTCTTCTCATTACTATTGACCACTCTCTTTACAAACCCATGTACTACTTCTTGGCTAATCTTTCATTCCTGGACATCTTCTATTCAACCACCACTGTACCCAAGATGCTTTCAGGCTTACTTGTGGGTGACAAGAGGATATCTATCTTTGGGTGTATAGCACAGctccacttttttcactttttggggAGCACTGAGGCTCTTCTTCTGACTTCAATGTCTTATGATCGATATGTTGCCATCTGTAACCCTCTGAGATATCATGTCCTTATGGGAAGAAACTCTTGCCTCCAGTTGGCTTCTAGCTGCTGGCTCATAGGGTTTCTATATTCATTATTGCAAACAATAATTACTTTCAGGTTGCCTTATTGTAACCGAAGGCAAGTTACACATTTTTACTGTGACATAAAACCCGTTATAAAGCTGGCCTGTGCAAACACCAAGCAAAGTGAGCTTCTGGTGTCAGGTATCTTTGCTATTGTGGCTGTCAGTACATTTTCATTGATCATTGTGTCTTACATGTACATTGGAAGTCATCTTCTGAACATTCAATCTAGACAAGATagacgcaaagccttctccacttGTACTTCTCACATCACAGTAGTTTTTTTGTATATCGGGACAGCATTGTGTATGTACTTGGGTCCGACCACCGAGAACTCATTAGAACAAGATAGAATGAGTGCCATATTGGTCACAGTTATTACACCTGCATTAAATCCTCTTATTTATACACTTAGAAATAAAGTAGTAAAGAAATCTCTACAAAGACTACTGGGGCGAACACAATATTGTGCAAAATGCTATCAAGATTGA